In Elaeis guineensis isolate ETL-2024a chromosome 1, EG11, whole genome shotgun sequence, a genomic segment contains:
- the LOC105039423 gene encoding LOW QUALITY PROTEIN: mitotic spindle checkpoint protein BUBR1 (The sequence of the model RefSeq protein was modified relative to this genomic sequence to represent the inferred CDS: inserted 1 base in 1 codon), with product MEDPSMSMDPEAAFLASEQVTGNEWELYKENVRPLKRGRNVQLLNQALRSQQDHALKKSLLQTRRRMIQAIEEYKGEDPLQPWLDCIKWVQESFPSGGECSGLVVIYEQCVRTFWHDDRYKDDLRYLKVWLEYAENCADAEVIYSFLEANQIGQSHSVYYSSYALHMESKNKLRKADEIFNLGISRKAKPLEKLEAVYRTFLARTTKKQGSVDDEPSNNDLPVRSFGNVLTTGEARRQPAENSDLTKGRKKLQRLDSNRPLSIYNDANSGASHYRNNVESKENSWHILGTRSDRNKENNSVPAKWVSYKIPQKMSXRTGLTTSSTHIEVYIDEECADLPSVDVAKSPKPSVLKLRKATSRNLKKETELLKENPLRNFPLNSLR from the exons ATGGAAGACCCATCGATGTCGATGGATCCGGAGGCGGCGTTCTTGGCCTCGGAGCAGGTGACGGGGAACGAGTGGGAGCTCTACAAGGAGAACGTCCGGCCCCTGAAGCGAGGCCGCAACGTCCAGCTCCTCAACCAAGCCCTCCGATCCCAGCAGGACCACGCCCTCAAGAAATCCCTCCTCCAGACCCGCAG GAGAATGATCCAGGCGATCGAGGAGTACAAGGGGGAGGATCCTCTTCAGCCGTGGCTCGA CTGCATCAAATGGGTTCAAGAGTCATTTCCCAGTGGAGGAGAGTGTTCAGGGCTGGTTGTGATTTATGAACAATGCGTGCGTACGTTTTGGCATGACGACCGTTACAAGGATGATCTACGCTATCTTAAAGTGTGGTTGGAATAT GCCGAGAACTGTGCTGATGCTGAAGTAATATATAGTTTTCTTGAGGCAAACCAAATTGGGCAAAGCCATTCTGTCTATTACTCCTCATATGCGTTGCACATGGAATCCAAGAATAAATTGAGAAAGGCTGATGAGATCTTCAATCTTGGTATATCAAG GAAAGCAAAACCATTGGAAAagttagaagctgtgtacaggaCATTTCTCGCACGAACAACCAAGAAACAGGGTTCTGTTGAT GATGAACCGTCAAATAATGACTTGCCAGTTCGAAGCTTTGGAAATGTCCTGACAACAGGAGAAGCTA GAAGACAGCCTGCAGAAAATTCTGATCTCACGAAAGGGAGGAAAAAGCTACAGAG GCTTGATTCTAATAGACCGCTTTCTATTTACAATGATGCTAACTCTGGAGCAAGTCATTACCGCAATAATGTTGAGAGCAAGGAGAACTCCTGGCACATTCTTGGAACCCGATCAGATCGGAATAAGGAAAATAATTCAGTCCCTGCCAAATGGGTCTCATATAAG ATTCCTCAGAAGATGA ACAGAACAGGGCTGACAACGTCAAGCACTCATATTGAGGTGTATATTGATGAGGAATGTGCAGA TTTGCCATCAGTGGATGTTGCCAAGAGTCCCAAGCCTTCTGTATTGAAGCTTAGAAAAGCAACTAGCCGAAACCTTAAAAA GGAAACGGAACTGCTGAAAGAAAATCCATTGCGCAATTTCCCTCTGAATAGTCTGCGATAA